The Procambarus clarkii isolate CNS0578487 chromosome 24, FALCON_Pclarkii_2.0, whole genome shotgun sequence genome includes a region encoding these proteins:
- the LOC138367949 gene encoding streptococcal hemagglutinin-like: MLNIILSSAGHNSSRLSWSQQQQTQLVTTAADSAGHNSSRLSWSQQQQTQLVTTAADSAGHNSSRLSWPQQQQTQLATTAADSAGHNSSRLSWPQQQQTQLATTAADSAGHNSSRLSWPQQQQTQLATTAADSAGHNSSRLSWPQQQQTQLVTTAADSAGHNSSRLSWSQQQQTQLATTAADSAGHNSSRLSWSQQQQTQLVTTAADSAGHNSSRLSWSQQQQTQLVTTAADSAGHNSSRLSWSQQQQTQLVTTAADSAGHNSSRLSWSQQQQTQLATTAADSAGHNSSRLSWSQQQQTQLVTTAADSAGHNSSRLSWSQQQQTQLVISLRIVSSAGYIEMVMKIYVKVIRE; this comes from the coding sequence ATGCTTAACATTATATTGTCCTCAGCTGGTCACAACAGCAGCAGACTCAGCTGGTCACAACAGCAGCAGACTCAGCTGGTCACAACAGCAGCAGACTCAGCTGGTCACAACAGCAGCAGACTCAGCTGGTCACAACAGCAGCAGACTCAGCTGGTCACAACAGCAGCAGACTCAGCTGGCCACAACAGCAGCAGACTCAGCTGGCCACAACAGCAGCAGACTCAGCTGGCCACAACAGCAGCAGACTCAGCTGGCCACAACAGCAGCAGACTCAGCTGGCCACAACAGCAGCAGACTCAGCTGGCCACAACAGCAGCAGACTCAGCTGGCCACAACAGCAGCAGACTCAGCTGGCCACAACAGCAGCAGACTCAGCTGGCCACAACAGCAGCAGACTCAGCTGGCCACAACAGCAGCAGACTCAGCTGGCCACAACAGCAGCAGACTCAGCTGGTCACAACAGCAGCAGACTCAGCTGGTCACAACAGCAGCAGACTCAGCTGGTCACAACAGCAGCAGACTCAGCTGGCCACAACAGCAGCAGACTCAGCTGGCCACAACAGCAGCAGACTCAGCTGGTCACAACAGCAGCAGACTCAGCTGGTCACAACAGCAGCAGACTCAGCTGGCCACAACAGCAGCAGACTCAGCTGGTCACAACAGCAGCAGACTCAGCTGGTCACAACAGCAGCAGACTCAGCTGGTCACAACAGCAGCAGACTCAGCTGGTCACAACAGCAGCAGACTCAGCTGGTCACAACAGCAGCAGACTCAGCTGGTCACAACAGCAGCAGACTCAGCTGGTCACAACAGCAGCAGACTCAGCTGGCCACAACAGCAGCAGACTCAGCTGGTCACAACAGCAGCAGACTCAGCTGGTCACAACAGCAGCAGACTCAGCTGGTCACAACAGCAGCAGACTCAGCTGGTCACAACAGCAGCAGACTCAGCTGGTCACAACAGCAGCAGACTCAGCTGGTCATAAGTCTGCGGATCGTCTCGTCTGCTGGCTACATTGAAATGGTTATGAAAATTTACGTCAAAGTCATAAGAGAATAA